One genomic window of Indioceanicola profundi includes the following:
- a CDS encoding efflux RND transporter periplasmic adaptor subunit has product MKRTSLLAFAAVAALAVGAVWFIRGGGEADAPAEQEERRTAVVVAPARSAPVEDRVEAIGTIRPQEQVVITAETEGVIRELRFRDGERVEDGAVLATLDSEIQQAELNAANAELEEAQAAFDRAEELRRRGTVAQAQLDEALATLRTTRSRVALAQARLDKRSVRAPFAGVLSFRRVSPGAYVQPGDAIATLYAIDTVEVEFRLPEQYLGELAPGQPVSAAARAFPGRSFQGKLAEVDTGIDPATRQAVIRAAFDNPDRLLRPGMLVGVELLLDTRESVVLPETAITSIGPSSFVFVADSEGKVSRRAVTLGRRMPGRVEIAEGVEPGESVVVDGAAKLTEGDLIEARPVESSPISALLDPQVAEQAGGEAADAGAPAAPAAAAPPAAALAR; this is encoded by the coding sequence ATGAAACGCACCTCCCTGCTCGCCTTCGCCGCAGTGGCCGCTCTTGCCGTAGGCGCGGTCTGGTTCATCCGCGGCGGCGGAGAGGCGGACGCCCCGGCGGAGCAGGAGGAGCGCCGCACCGCCGTGGTGGTGGCGCCGGCCCGTTCCGCCCCGGTGGAAGATCGGGTGGAGGCGATCGGCACCATCCGGCCGCAGGAGCAGGTGGTCATCACCGCCGAGACGGAAGGCGTCATCCGCGAGCTGCGGTTCCGCGATGGCGAGCGGGTGGAGGACGGCGCTGTTCTGGCCACGCTGGACAGCGAAATCCAGCAGGCCGAACTGAACGCCGCCAATGCCGAGCTGGAGGAGGCGCAGGCCGCCTTCGATCGTGCCGAGGAGCTGCGCCGCCGCGGCACGGTCGCCCAGGCCCAACTGGATGAGGCGCTCGCCACGCTGCGCACCACCAGGTCCCGTGTCGCCCTGGCGCAGGCAAGGCTGGACAAGCGGTCCGTCCGCGCGCCCTTCGCCGGCGTCCTGAGTTTCCGCCGGGTGAGCCCCGGCGCTTATGTCCAGCCCGGCGACGCCATCGCCACCCTGTACGCCATCGACACGGTGGAGGTGGAGTTCCGCCTGCCGGAGCAGTATCTCGGCGAACTGGCGCCCGGCCAGCCGGTATCGGCCGCCGCCCGCGCCTTTCCCGGCCGTTCATTCCAAGGAAAACTGGCGGAGGTCGATACCGGCATCGACCCGGCCACGCGTCAGGCCGTGATCCGCGCCGCCTTCGACAATCCCGACAGGCTCCTGCGCCCCGGCATGCTGGTCGGGGTGGAGCTGCTGCTGGACACGCGCGAGTCGGTGGTGCTCCCGGAGACGGCCATCACCTCAATCGGCCCGTCCAGTTTCGTCTTCGTCGCCGACAGCGAGGGGAAGGTCAGCCGCCGTGCCGTGACGCTGGGCCGGCGCATGCCGGGACGGGTGGAAATCGCCGAGGGCGTCGAGCCCGGCGAGTCCGTGGTGGTGGACGGCGCCGCCAAGCTGACCGAGGGCGACCTGATCGAGGCGCGGCCCGTCGAATCCTCCCCCATCTCCGCCCTGCTGGACCCGCAGGTGGCGGAGCAGGCGGGCGGCGAAGCGGCGGATGCCGGCGCCCCTGCCGCTCCCGCCGCCGCTGCCCCGCCCGCAGCCGCCCTGGCGCGGTGA
- a CDS encoding efflux RND transporter permease subunit translates to MTLSELSVRRPIGAMVLNLLLVVFGLVALQRLSVREAPDIDPPIVTIETSYTGASAEVVETRVTRIIEDQLAGIEGIETIQSQSEDGESDITIEFSLDRDVDVAANDVRDRVNRALDDLPEEIDPPEVIKVDSNADEVMWLSLRSDSLDPMALTDLVDRLLVDRLTAVDGVARVRIGGERRPAMRIWLDRQAMAARGVTANDVEAALRAENVELPAGRLESAAVDLSMRVDRGYSDPATFARLPVATSEEGATIRLGEISRIEVGPAEPNVVFRSNGQTTVGLGIVSQSQANLLELAAGVKAEMERALSELPGGLTLGVSYDSSVFVEAALNEVVGTLIAAAVLVVAVILLFLGSPRATLIPAITMPVALIGGLAGLYVFGFSINILTLLAFVLATGLVVDDAIVVLENIWRRIENGENPKEAAANGGSQVFFAVIATTAVLVAVFLPIGLQTGDTGRLFREFSLTIAATVAVSSLAALTLVPAISGLILKRQKPGRIHAAIDSVFRRIEDAYRGLLERLVDRSTLAVLVLLGAAVASVLLYRAVPQELVPPEDRGGLIVALNPPEGAGFDYSAAYLTEVEAEMLKLVESGEARQLLLILFGGPDPRPRAIMALSDWEERERSQEQIVAELSSYLGQLPGVDAFARGRPALGQSGGGRPVQFVIGGPTYEVLADWRDRIIERAEENSGLVGLDADYDERRPQILISIDAERAAELGVPASAIGNTLQTMFGSRNVTTFAERGEEYDVILQAEDADRRSPTDLANVYVRSTTTGAAIPLSNLISFTEGASAAELNRFNRTRAVTIEAGLAPGYSLGEALEYLQQVAAEELPEGAYSLDYKGESRDFLEAQSQGLFTFGLALLVVFLVLAAQFESIKLPVAIILTVPLAVTGALLGLWLTGLTLNIYSQIGMVMLVGIAAKNGILLLEFATQLEAEGRDPRSAAVEAAVIRFRPVLMTALSTAAGAVPLLLSGGAGSEVRTVVGVVILAGIGVATALTLLLIPALFPLIRRKRGGAAQPVAAE, encoded by the coding sequence ATGACCCTCTCGGAGCTTTCCGTCCGCCGCCCTATCGGGGCCATGGTGCTGAACCTGCTGCTGGTGGTCTTCGGGCTGGTGGCGCTGCAACGGCTGTCGGTGCGCGAGGCGCCCGATATCGACCCGCCCATCGTCACCATCGAGACCAGCTATACCGGCGCCTCCGCGGAGGTGGTGGAGACGCGCGTCACCCGCATCATCGAAGACCAGCTCGCCGGGATCGAGGGGATCGAGACCATCCAATCCCAGAGCGAGGACGGCGAGAGCGACATCACCATCGAGTTCTCGCTGGACCGCGATGTGGACGTGGCCGCCAATGATGTCCGCGACCGCGTCAACCGCGCCCTGGACGACCTGCCTGAGGAGATCGATCCGCCGGAGGTCATCAAGGTGGACAGCAACGCCGATGAGGTGATGTGGCTGTCCCTGCGCAGCGATTCCCTGGACCCGATGGCGCTGACCGATCTGGTGGACCGGCTGCTGGTGGACCGGCTGACCGCCGTGGACGGGGTAGCGCGGGTCCGGATCGGGGGTGAGCGGCGGCCGGCCATGCGTATCTGGCTGGACCGGCAGGCCATGGCCGCCCGCGGCGTCACCGCTAACGATGTAGAGGCCGCCCTCCGCGCGGAGAATGTAGAGCTTCCGGCCGGCCGGCTGGAATCCGCCGCCGTGGACCTGTCCATGCGGGTCGACCGTGGATATAGCGATCCCGCCACCTTCGCCCGCCTGCCCGTCGCGACCAGCGAGGAGGGCGCCACCATCCGCCTTGGCGAGATTTCCCGCATCGAGGTCGGCCCGGCGGAGCCGAACGTGGTCTTCCGCTCCAACGGGCAGACCACCGTGGGCCTCGGCATCGTCTCGCAGAGCCAGGCCAACCTGCTGGAGCTGGCGGCCGGCGTGAAGGCGGAGATGGAGCGCGCGTTGAGCGAGCTGCCGGGCGGCCTCACCCTCGGCGTCAGCTATGACAGCTCCGTCTTCGTGGAAGCGGCGTTGAACGAGGTGGTAGGAACGCTGATCGCGGCGGCAGTGCTGGTGGTGGCGGTGATCCTGCTGTTCCTGGGCAGCCCGCGCGCCACCCTGATCCCGGCCATCACCATGCCGGTGGCCCTGATCGGCGGTCTGGCCGGTCTGTATGTGTTCGGCTTCTCCATCAACATCCTGACCCTGCTGGCCTTCGTGCTGGCGACCGGGCTGGTGGTGGACGACGCCATCGTGGTGCTGGAGAACATCTGGCGGCGAATCGAGAACGGGGAGAACCCCAAGGAAGCCGCCGCAAATGGCGGGTCCCAGGTGTTCTTCGCCGTTATCGCCACCACCGCGGTTCTGGTGGCCGTGTTTCTGCCCATCGGGCTTCAGACCGGCGACACCGGACGACTTTTCCGCGAATTTTCTCTGACAATCGCCGCCACGGTCGCAGTTTCCAGTCTGGCGGCCCTGACGTTGGTTCCCGCCATTTCGGGCCTGATCCTGAAGCGGCAGAAGCCGGGGCGCATCCATGCCGCCATCGACAGCGTCTTCCGTCGGATCGAGGATGCCTACCGCGGGCTGTTGGAACGGCTGGTCGACCGCAGCACCCTGGCCGTCCTGGTGCTGCTCGGCGCCGCCGTGGCCTCCGTGCTGCTGTATCGCGCCGTGCCGCAGGAACTGGTTCCGCCGGAGGATCGCGGCGGGCTGATCGTGGCGCTGAACCCGCCGGAGGGCGCCGGCTTCGATTATTCCGCCGCCTACCTGACGGAGGTGGAAGCGGAGATGCTGAAGCTGGTGGAGAGCGGGGAGGCCCGCCAGCTTCTGCTGATCCTGTTCGGCGGACCGGACCCGCGCCCCCGCGCCATCATGGCGCTGAGCGACTGGGAGGAGCGGGAGCGCAGCCAGGAGCAGATCGTGGCGGAACTGTCGTCCTATCTGGGCCAGCTTCCCGGTGTGGACGCCTTCGCCCGCGGCCGGCCCGCTTTGGGCCAGAGCGGCGGCGGCCGGCCGGTGCAGTTCGTCATCGGCGGCCCGACTTATGAGGTGCTGGCGGACTGGCGCGATCGCATCATCGAGCGGGCGGAGGAGAATTCCGGCCTGGTCGGGCTGGATGCCGACTATGATGAGCGCCGGCCGCAGATCCTGATCTCCATCGATGCCGAACGGGCGGCGGAGCTGGGCGTTCCGGCCTCCGCCATCGGCAATACGCTGCAGACCATGTTCGGCTCCCGCAACGTCACCACATTCGCGGAGCGGGGGGAGGAGTATGACGTCATCCTGCAGGCGGAGGATGCGGACCGACGCTCCCCCACCGATCTTGCCAATGTCTATGTCCGCTCCACCACCACCGGGGCCGCGATCCCGCTGTCCAACCTGATCAGCTTCACCGAGGGGGCGAGTGCCGCGGAGCTGAACCGCTTCAACCGCACCCGCGCCGTCACCATCGAAGCCGGCCTTGCCCCCGGATACTCGCTGGGCGAGGCGCTTGAATATCTCCAGCAGGTGGCGGCGGAAGAGCTGCCGGAAGGCGCATACAGCCTGGACTACAAGGGGGAGAGCCGCGACTTCCTGGAGGCGCAGTCGCAGGGCCTGTTCACCTTCGGCCTTGCCCTGCTGGTCGTGTTCCTGGTGCTGGCGGCCCAGTTCGAGAGCATCAAGCTGCCCGTCGCCATCATCCTGACGGTTCCGCTGGCGGTGACCGGCGCGCTGCTGGGGCTGTGGCTCACCGGGTTGACGCTGAACATCTACAGCCAGATCGGCATGGTCATGCTGGTCGGCATCGCCGCCAAGAACGGCATCCTGCTGCTGGAGTTCGCCACCCAGTTGGAAGCGGAAGGCAGGGATCCGCGCTCCGCGGCGGTGGAGGCGGCGGTGATCCGCTTCCGCCCCGTGCTGATGACGGCGCTCTCTACCGCCGCCGGTGCCGTGCCGCTGCTGCTGTCCGGCGGGGCGGGGTCGGAGGTGCGGACGGTGGTGGGCGTGGTGATCCTGGCCGGCATCGGCGTGGCGACGGCGCTGACCCTGCTGCTGATCCCGGCGCTGTTCCCGCTGATCCGTCGCAAGCGGGGCGGGGCGGCGCAGCCGGTGGCGGCGGAATAG
- a CDS encoding glycerophosphodiester phosphodiesterase has protein sequence MARHPYLDHSGPIPFAHCGGGLEAPENTLTAFAYAVDLGYRYIETDVQATRDGVLLVFHDDELPRLTGLPGRPGDHDWAQLRDARIHGTEPIPLFDELLSSWPDIRLNIDPKTDAAAGALTALLAKRPELLDRICIGSFSGARLARMRKALGPRLCTSAGPMEVTALAMRGLGLPFPRPAALAAQVPERHHGIPVVTKPFLRAAHRLDMPVHVWTIDSQAEMERLLDLGVDGIMTDRPSLLKSVFQERGLWPAG, from the coding sequence ATGGCCCGGCATCCCTATCTGGACCATTCCGGCCCGATCCCCTTCGCCCATTGCGGCGGCGGGTTGGAAGCGCCGGAGAACACGCTGACCGCCTTCGCCTATGCGGTGGATCTCGGCTATCGCTATATCGAAACGGATGTGCAGGCCACGCGCGACGGCGTGCTGCTGGTCTTCCATGATGACGAGCTGCCGCGCCTGACCGGCCTGCCCGGCCGCCCCGGCGATCATGACTGGGCGCAGTTGCGCGACGCCCGCATCCACGGGACGGAGCCGATCCCGCTGTTTGACGAGCTGCTGTCGAGCTGGCCGGACATCCGGCTGAACATCGATCCCAAGACCGATGCGGCGGCCGGGGCGCTGACCGCCCTTCTGGCGAAGCGGCCGGAGCTGCTGGACCGGATCTGTATCGGCAGCTTCTCCGGCGCCCGGCTCGCCCGCATGCGCAAGGCGCTGGGACCGCGGCTCTGCACCTCTGCCGGGCCGATGGAGGTGACCGCGCTGGCGATGCGCGGTCTCGGCCTGCCTTTTCCCCGCCCGGCGGCATTGGCGGCCCAGGTGCCGGAGCGGCACCACGGCATCCCGGTGGTCACGAAGCCATTCCTCCGTGCCGCCCACAGGCTGGACATGCCGGTCCATGTCTGGACCATCGACAGCCAAGCGGAGATGGAGCGGCTGCTGGACCTTGGCGTCGACGGCATCATGACCGACCGGCCCAGCCTGCTGAAATCCGTGTTCCAGGAACGGGGGCTGTGGCCGGCCGGATGA
- a CDS encoding glycosyltransferase family 4 protein — protein sequence MSPEAAIPGTLPSDTEPGNAAEESIRRTFGGGGPTILQVIPTLVTGGAERGCVDIAAAIQRAGGRALVVSAGGPMARELERSGARHITMPVDSKNPLTLRRNARRLAALIREERVELIHARSRAPAWSCHWAAEETRIPFVTTFHAPYNFKGRWKKLYNSVMAKGDRVIAVSAFVAEHVAANYGVGPDRLRLIHRGVDVQYLSPEYVSQSRIAKLVADWRLPEDCRFILLPGRLTRWKGQGVLIEAMAKLGRTDVVALLAGDDQGRADYRRELEQKVQALGLEGRVRVVGHCADMPAAYMLAEAVVSASTEPEAFGRVIAEAQAMGRPVIVSDLGAVKETVKDGETGLVVPPGDPDSLAQAIAAVLDLDPSQRQTVGLDGMAHVRQHFTKDRMCRDTLAVYAELLGKR from the coding sequence ATGTCCCCAGAGGCCGCCATTCCCGGCACCCTACCGTCCGATACCGAGCCCGGCAACGCGGCGGAGGAGTCGATCCGCCGGACCTTCGGCGGCGGCGGCCCTACGATCCTGCAGGTCATCCCCACGCTGGTGACCGGCGGGGCGGAGCGCGGCTGCGTCGACATCGCCGCCGCCATCCAGCGGGCCGGCGGGCGCGCCCTGGTGGTTTCCGCCGGCGGCCCTATGGCGCGGGAGCTGGAGCGTTCGGGTGCGCGCCATATCACCATGCCGGTGGACAGCAAGAACCCGCTGACCCTTCGCCGCAACGCCCGCCGGCTGGCCGCCCTGATCCGGGAGGAGCGGGTGGAGCTGATCCACGCCCGCTCCCGTGCCCCGGCCTGGAGTTGCCACTGGGCGGCGGAGGAGACGCGCATCCCCTTCGTCACCACCTTCCACGCGCCCTACAACTTCAAGGGCCGCTGGAAGAAGCTCTACAACTCCGTCATGGCCAAGGGCGACCGGGTGATCGCCGTCTCCGCCTTTGTGGCGGAGCATGTGGCCGCCAATTACGGCGTCGGCCCCGACCGGCTGCGGCTGATCCACCGCGGCGTGGACGTGCAGTACCTGTCGCCGGAATATGTCAGCCAATCCCGCATCGCCAAGCTGGTGGCGGACTGGCGCCTGCCGGAGGATTGCCGCTTCATCCTGCTGCCCGGCCGGCTGACCCGCTGGAAGGGCCAGGGCGTGCTGATCGAAGCCATGGCGAAGCTGGGCCGCACCGATGTGGTGGCCCTGCTGGCCGGCGACGACCAGGGCCGCGCCGACTACCGCCGGGAGCTGGAGCAGAAGGTGCAGGCGCTGGGGCTGGAGGGGCGGGTGCGGGTGGTCGGCCACTGCGCCGACATGCCGGCCGCCTACATGCTGGCCGAGGCGGTGGTCAGCGCCAGCACCGAGCCCGAAGCCTTCGGCCGCGTCATCGCGGAGGCCCAGGCCATGGGCCGGCCGGTGATCGTCTCCGATCTGGGGGCCGTCAAGGAAACGGTGAAGGACGGGGAGACCGGGCTGGTGGTGCCGCCGGGCGACCCTGACAGCCTGGCCCAGGCCATCGCCGCGGTGCTGGACCTGGACCCGTCGCAGCGCCAGACCGTGGGGCTGGACGGCATGGCCCATGTCCGCCAGCACTTCACCAAGGACCGGATGTGCCGCGACACGCTGGCGGTCTATGCGGAGCTGCTGGGGAAGCGGTGA
- a CDS encoding alpha/beta hydrolase: MTGTKAQSLHEWAERAGHGFIRFDYQGHGASGGAWEDCTIGLWRDDALAVIDQATRGPLLLVGSSMGGWIAHLAALARPERVAGIVGIAPAADFTERLIWNRLGEDQRAAMLRDGYLVQPSAYDPAGYRITRRLVEEGREHLILGKPIPIDCPVRLLHGQRDEDVPWQLSLDLARDLSGSDVRVTLVKDGDHRLSRAQDIALLLRTVEELAGGGDASASAVPGTGPGKGDGGPA; the protein is encoded by the coding sequence ATGACCGGTACCAAAGCGCAGTCGCTGCATGAATGGGCCGAGCGCGCCGGCCATGGCTTCATCCGCTTCGACTACCAGGGCCATGGCGCCAGCGGCGGGGCGTGGGAGGACTGCACCATCGGCCTCTGGCGCGACGACGCCCTGGCCGTGATCGATCAGGCGACACGGGGACCTCTGCTGCTGGTGGGGTCCAGCATGGGCGGCTGGATCGCGCATCTGGCGGCCTTGGCCCGGCCGGAGCGGGTGGCCGGCATCGTCGGCATCGCCCCCGCCGCGGACTTCACCGAGCGGCTGATCTGGAACCGGTTGGGCGAGGACCAGCGCGCGGCCATGCTGCGCGACGGTTATCTGGTCCAGCCCAGCGCCTACGACCCCGCCGGCTATCGGATCACCCGCCGGCTGGTGGAGGAGGGGCGGGAGCACCTGATCCTGGGCAAGCCCATCCCCATCGACTGCCCGGTGCGGCTGCTGCACGGGCAGCGGGACGAGGACGTTCCCTGGCAGCTCTCCCTCGACCTCGCCCGCGACCTCTCGGGCAGCGACGTGCGGGTCACGCTGGTGAAGGACGGCGACCATCGGCTGTCGCGGGCGCAGGATATCGCCCTGCTGCTGCGCACGGTGGAGGAGCTGGCGGGCGGGGGCGATGCCTCGGCGTCCGCGGTTCCGGGGACGGGTCCTGGAAAGGGCGATGGCGGGCCGGCATAG
- a CDS encoding exodeoxyribonuclease III yields the protein MRIATWNINSVRLRLPLLLKLLEEERPDVVCLQETKTPDEHFPAAEIEAAGYAHTHFHGMKSYNGVAILSRHALETKEIWHRCGKEDCRHVAARFAAGPQGPIEIHNLYIPAGGDIPDPAVNDKFAHKLQFVDELTAWFPDIRTAQDRMVLVGDLNIAPLEHDVWSHKQLLDVVSHTPIEVEKLGRLQASLDWVDAVRHFVPADRKLYSWWSYRAADWAASDRGRRLDHIWVTPPLKRHLAGQKILRDARGWEPKPSDHVPVIVDLNL from the coding sequence GTGCGCATCGCGACCTGGAACATAAACTCCGTCCGCCTCCGCCTGCCCCTGCTGCTGAAGCTGCTGGAGGAGGAGCGGCCCGATGTCGTCTGCCTGCAGGAGACCAAGACCCCGGATGAGCATTTCCCGGCGGCGGAGATCGAGGCGGCGGGGTACGCGCACACCCACTTCCACGGGATGAAGAGCTATAATGGCGTCGCCATCCTGTCCCGCCACGCGCTGGAGACCAAGGAGATCTGGCACCGCTGCGGCAAGGAGGATTGCCGGCACGTCGCCGCCCGCTTCGCCGCCGGGCCGCAGGGCCCCATCGAAATCCACAATCTCTACATCCCCGCCGGCGGCGACATCCCCGACCCGGCGGTGAATGACAAGTTCGCCCACAAGCTCCAGTTCGTGGACGAGCTGACGGCGTGGTTTCCCGATATCCGCACGGCACAGGACCGGATGGTGCTGGTCGGCGACCTGAACATCGCCCCGCTGGAGCATGACGTCTGGTCGCATAAGCAGCTTCTGGACGTGGTGTCCCACACGCCCATCGAGGTGGAGAAGCTGGGGCGGCTCCAGGCCAGCCTGGACTGGGTGGATGCGGTGCGCCACTTCGTGCCGGCCGACCGGAAGCTCTATAGCTGGTGGTCCTACCGCGCCGCCGACTGGGCGGCCAGCGACCGCGGCCGCCGCCTGGACCATATCTGGGTCACCCCGCCCCTGAAGCGGCACCTCGCCGGCCAGAAAATCCTGCGCGACGCCCGCGGGTGGGAGCCGAAGCCCAGCGACCATGTGCCGGTGATCGTTGATCTGAACCTGTGA
- a CDS encoding ribonucleoside-diphosphate reductase subunit alpha produces MRDGDMYKKLAQGGDVFGQVQVGNRPAVVVDRSRDALLTEFGKATLTDRYLLPGESFQDLFARVASYYADDTAHAQRLYDYISKLWFMPATPVLSNGGTERGLPISCFLNEASDSLEGIVGLWNENVWLAAKGGGIGSYWGNLRSIGERVKGNGKTSGVIPFIRVMDSLTLAISQGSLRRGSAACYIPVSHPEIEEFIEMRRPTGGDPNRKALNLHHGIAIPDAFMRAVEADEEWALTSPKDGSVIRRISARHLWIRILTARIETGEPYLLFIDHVNRAIPEHHKLAGLNVKMSNLCSEITLPTGLDPWGQQRTAVCCLSSLNLEYFLDWQDHPTFIEDTLRFLDNVMTDFIAKAPDDMARAKYSAMRERSVGLGVMGFHSFLQGQNVPLESVMAKVWNKRMFAHIKRQADAASLKLGEERGPCPDAAEYGSKERFSNKIAIAPTASISIICGGTSPGIEPTAANAFTHKTLSGSHSIRNKHLEKVLETYGRNDEDTWSDITLHGGSVQHLDFLDDLEKDTFKTAFELDQRWLIDLAADRTPFICQSQSLNLFLPADVHKRDLHQIHFQAWKKGVKSLYYCRSLSVQRAESDKSEAIAARKAKKDADAAMPAASTDYEECLACQ; encoded by the coding sequence ATGCGCGATGGGGACATGTACAAGAAGCTGGCTCAGGGTGGCGACGTTTTCGGCCAGGTGCAGGTGGGCAACCGCCCGGCCGTTGTTGTGGATCGTTCGCGCGACGCGCTGCTGACCGAGTTCGGCAAGGCCACGCTGACCGACCGCTATCTGCTGCCCGGCGAGTCGTTCCAGGACCTGTTCGCCCGCGTCGCCAGCTATTATGCCGACGACACCGCGCATGCGCAGCGGCTCTACGACTACATCTCCAAGCTCTGGTTCATGCCGGCAACCCCGGTCCTGTCCAATGGCGGGACGGAGCGCGGCCTGCCGATCTCCTGCTTCCTGAACGAGGCCAGCGATTCGCTGGAGGGCATCGTCGGGCTGTGGAACGAGAATGTGTGGCTGGCGGCCAAGGGCGGCGGCATCGGCTCCTACTGGGGCAACCTCCGCTCCATCGGGGAGCGGGTGAAGGGCAACGGCAAGACCTCCGGCGTCATCCCCTTCATCCGCGTGATGGATTCGCTCACCCTCGCCATCAGCCAGGGCAGCCTGCGCCGCGGTTCGGCCGCCTGCTATATCCCGGTCTCGCATCCCGAGATCGAGGAGTTCATCGAGATGCGCCGCCCCACCGGCGGCGACCCGAACCGCAAGGCGCTGAACCTGCACCACGGCATCGCCATCCCCGACGCCTTCATGCGCGCGGTGGAGGCGGATGAGGAATGGGCGCTGACCAGCCCCAAGGACGGCAGCGTCATCCGCCGCATCTCCGCCCGCCATCTCTGGATCCGCATCCTCACCGCCCGGATCGAGACCGGCGAGCCCTACCTTCTGTTCATCGACCATGTGAACCGGGCGATCCCGGAGCATCACAAGCTGGCCGGCCTGAACGTGAAGATGTCCAACCTGTGCAGCGAGATCACGCTGCCGACGGGCCTGGACCCCTGGGGCCAGCAGCGCACGGCCGTGTGCTGCCTCTCCTCCCTGAACCTGGAATATTTCCTGGACTGGCAGGACCACCCCACCTTCATCGAGGACACGCTGCGCTTCCTCGACAATGTCATGACGGACTTCATCGCGAAGGCCCCGGACGACATGGCGCGCGCCAAGTATTCCGCCATGCGGGAGCGGTCGGTGGGCCTCGGCGTGATGGGCTTCCACAGCTTCCTGCAGGGCCAGAACGTTCCGCTCGAATCGGTGATGGCCAAGGTGTGGAACAAGCGCATGTTCGCCCACATCAAGCGCCAGGCCGACGCCGCCAGCCTGAAGCTGGGGGAGGAGCGCGGCCCCTGCCCCGACGCCGCCGAGTATGGCAGCAAGGAGCGTTTCTCCAACAAGATCGCCATCGCGCCGACGGCCAGCATCTCGATCATCTGCGGCGGCACCAGCCCCGGCATCGAGCCCACGGCCGCCAACGCCTTCACCCACAAGACCCTGTCCGGCAGCCACTCCATCCGCAACAAGCATCTGGAGAAGGTGCTGGAGACGTACGGCCGCAACGACGAGGACACCTGGTCCGACATCACGCTGCATGGCGGCTCGGTCCAGCATCTGGACTTCCTTGACGATCTGGAGAAGGACACTTTCAAGACGGCGTTCGAGCTGGACCAGCGCTGGCTGATCGACCTCGCCGCCGACCGCACGCCCTTCATCTGCCAGAGCCAGAGCCTGAACCTCTTCCTGCCGGCCGACGTGCACAAGCGCGACCTGCACCAGATTCACTTCCAGGCCTGGAAGAAGGGCGTCAAGAGCCTCTACTACTGCCGCTCCCTCTCCGTGCAGCGCGCCGAGAGCGACAAGAGCGAAGCCATCGCGGCCCGCAAGGCCAAGAAGGACGCGGATGCCGCGATGCCTGCGGCGAGCACGGATTATGAGGAGTGTCTGGCCTGTCAGTGA